The following proteins come from a genomic window of Paenibacillus swuensis:
- a CDS encoding GGDEF domain-containing protein has product MKPSTMLELAELLPGMLDQLEDSIYIMKVEGGNFTYVYVNRMATRFSGVSMKDVGLSFEETNKSPQMAGYLHHNYTRVLTERKPIRFEDGVLMPNGMLSGESLLTPIMDDDGEVQYIISVTRDTTERKRNEEQLRNYAYHDELTKLFNRRYLLEHVTNPLVLCMFDLDHFKKINDNHGHDTGDMVLVEVASRLHSHFNSEYILIRLGGDEFIVATHVDCEDSPERMAERIMSMFDMPFTLQDGKMRLSASIGVAVRYNNEDIHALLKQADVALYRAKGAGRKRFCMYG; this is encoded by the coding sequence ATGAAACCATCGACGATGTTAGAGTTGGCTGAGCTGCTTCCCGGGATGCTGGATCAGCTGGAAGATTCCATCTATATCATGAAAGTGGAAGGCGGCAACTTCACTTATGTGTATGTGAACCGGATGGCTACCCGTTTCAGCGGCGTGTCTATGAAGGATGTAGGCCTTTCTTTTGAAGAAACGAATAAATCACCCCAGATGGCGGGGTACCTTCACCATAATTATACCCGTGTGCTCACAGAACGGAAGCCGATCCGCTTTGAGGACGGTGTCTTGATGCCCAACGGTATGTTGAGCGGTGAAAGCCTGCTAACACCCATTATGGACGATGACGGAGAAGTGCAATATATTATCAGTGTCACCCGGGATACAACGGAACGCAAGCGTAACGAAGAACAGCTCCGCAACTACGCCTATCATGACGAGTTAACGAAACTGTTTAACCGAAGATATCTGCTGGAGCATGTGACGAATCCGCTTGTGCTATGTATGTTCGATCTGGATCATTTCAAAAAAATCAACGATAACCACGGACACGACACCGGAGATATGGTCTTGGTAGAGGTGGCAAGCCGATTGCACAGTCATTTCAACTCCGAGTATATTCTCATTCGATTGGGCGGCGATGAATTCATTGTGGCGACCCATGTGGATTGCGAGGATTCCCCCGAGCGGATGGCGGAACGCATTATGTCGATGTTCGACATGCCCTTTACACTGCAGGATGGCAAAATGAGGCTAAGCGCATCCATCGGCGTGGCGGTCCGCTACAACAATGAAGATATTCATGCTTTACTGAAGCAAGCGGATGTTGCGTTGTATAGGGCAAAGGGCGCGGGGCGGAAACGATTTTGCATGTATGGGTAA
- a CDS encoding glutathione ABC transporter substrate-binding protein has translation MKSRNKWKIGSTLLLALALFTGCSGNNAEPAATNTPAEPEKQATGGTLVIARLSDANNLDPHYSTQLNSMAVVQHKVYEGLVELNKNSEYKPLLATEWKQIDDLTWEFKLREGVTFQDGAPFNAAAVQKTIARATSKEEPTPKANMFNMIKEVIAVDDYTIQMLLEYPYAPLLSVLASAEGGILSPKAIDTYGKELTNHPTGTGPYTFESWTPGQDIILVRNDKYWGDQAKLDKVVFRTVPEDATRVAMVETGEAHIAEQLPITEIDRVSNSSTMSLGRFESFAVDHIGFNTKKKPFDDVRVRQAIAYSIDKEAIINGVYNNVGKVSHSTLGPKVIGYSPNLKGYAYDINKAKSLLADAGYAKGFKATLYTNDNKARVNVSEVLQSQLKGIGIDLEVKVMEFGAYIEAATKGETDMFISGWGNATGDADYNQYNLFHSSSAGLPGNHSFYNNPEVDKLIEDGRKEKDADKRKILYEQAQQIELNEVPLYPFRSSENLVAISKNVEGLWISPSGYVELGEIVLKP, from the coding sequence ATGAAGTCTAGAAATAAATGGAAAATCGGATCAACGCTGTTACTCGCCTTGGCGCTCTTTACCGGTTGCTCGGGCAATAACGCGGAGCCGGCCGCGACGAACACGCCAGCGGAACCGGAGAAGCAAGCCACGGGCGGAACACTCGTCATTGCCCGTCTAAGCGACGCCAACAACCTCGATCCGCATTACAGCACCCAGCTCAATTCCATGGCGGTTGTACAGCATAAGGTGTACGAAGGTTTGGTCGAGTTGAATAAAAACAGCGAGTACAAGCCTCTTTTGGCCACGGAATGGAAACAGATCGATGATCTCACCTGGGAATTTAAATTGCGTGAAGGCGTAACGTTTCAGGACGGTGCACCATTCAACGCCGCTGCGGTGCAGAAGACCATCGCGCGCGCCACCAGCAAAGAAGAGCCTACGCCAAAAGCCAACATGTTCAACATGATTAAGGAAGTCATAGCGGTTGACGACTATACGATCCAAATGCTGCTTGAATACCCCTATGCCCCTCTGTTGTCCGTATTGGCGAGCGCGGAGGGCGGCATCCTGAGTCCGAAGGCCATTGACACGTACGGCAAAGAACTGACGAATCATCCGACAGGGACCGGACCTTACACGTTCGAATCCTGGACGCCGGGTCAAGACATCATACTGGTGCGGAACGACAAGTACTGGGGAGATCAAGCAAAACTTGATAAAGTGGTGTTCCGGACAGTGCCCGAAGACGCCACCCGCGTAGCCATGGTGGAAACAGGCGAAGCGCATATCGCCGAGCAACTGCCGATTACCGAGATCGACCGCGTATCGAATTCGTCGACGATGTCGTTGGGGCGTTTTGAATCTTTTGCCGTCGACCATATTGGATTTAATACGAAGAAGAAGCCGTTTGACGACGTTCGCGTAAGGCAGGCGATTGCCTACTCCATCGATAAAGAAGCGATCATCAACGGGGTGTACAACAATGTCGGTAAAGTGTCTCATTCCACGCTGGGTCCGAAGGTCATCGGGTACAGTCCGAATCTGAAGGGATACGCTTATGATATTAACAAAGCCAAATCTCTGCTTGCGGATGCCGGTTATGCCAAAGGGTTTAAAGCGACGCTGTACACCAACGACAATAAGGCGCGTGTCAATGTATCCGAGGTGCTGCAATCGCAGTTGAAGGGCATCGGCATCGATCTTGAAGTCAAGGTGATGGAATTTGGCGCGTATATTGAAGCAGCAACGAAGGGCGAGACGGATATGTTCATCAGCGGATGGGGAAATGCGACGGGGGATGCGGACTACAACCAATATAATTTGTTCCATAGCTCCTCTGCCGGTCTGCCGGGCAACCATTCGTTCTATAACAATCCGGAGGTCGACAAACTGATTGAGGACGGACGTAAGGAGAAGGATGCGGATAAGCGCAAAATACTCTACGAGCAAGCCCAGCAAATCGAGCTGAACGAAGTGCCGTTGTATCCGTTCCGGAGCTCGGAAAACTTGGTTGCGATCTCGAAGAATGTTGAAGGATTGTGGATCTCGCCATCGGGCTATGTCGAGTTGGGCGAAATTGTGTTGAAGCCTTAG
- a CDS encoding amidohydrolase yields the protein MKEAAYWLTNVTLEKGFRREDGRITGTETERCHLRIEDGVIAKIVPGTTPLSELDGCGDIPLSQRNVTEGDIPLTQRDVAGNIPLPQQDAFGMLLLPPFRDMHIHIDKTYYSGPWKAVRPATSIFSRLQQEETLLLELLPTARERAEAIIGLLLSHGTTHIRTHCNVDPYTGLGNLEATLAALESYKGKVTHEIVAFPQHGLLRSGVTGLAREALRMGATHMGGVDPATVDLDIEKSLHTIMELAVEADAAVDIHIHDPGHLGVFTFRRLAALTEDAGWQGRVTFSHAIGLADVAPEVQADVAAQLAAQGIDITSTVPINRPTIPVPLLTTAGVGVSLGDDSITDHWSPFGQGDALEKAGRLAERFGWSAERPLAKALGYITGGVLPLDRDGNRSWPVVGDEASGVLVRASCSSEAVARRAKREAVLKEGRIVSGALH from the coding sequence ATGAAGGAAGCGGCTTATTGGTTGACGAATGTGACGCTGGAGAAAGGGTTTCGGCGGGAAGACGGGCGGATTACGGGAACCGAGACGGAACGCTGTCATTTGCGGATCGAGGACGGGGTCATTGCCAAGATTGTACCAGGGACGACGCCGCTGTCTGAACTGGACGGATGCGGGGATATCCCATTGTCTCAGCGGAACGTCACTGAGGGGGATATTCCATTGACTCAGCGGGACGTCGCCGGGAATATCCCATTGCCTCAGCAGGATGCCTTCGGGATGTTGCTGCTGCCGCCGTTTCGGGACATGCACATCCATATTGACAAAACCTACTACAGCGGCCCTTGGAAAGCCGTGAGACCGGCAACCAGCATCTTCTCACGGCTCCAACAGGAGGAGACACTGTTGTTGGAGCTGCTGCCGACGGCCAGGGAGCGGGCGGAGGCGATAATTGGTCTATTGCTTAGCCATGGCACAACCCATATTCGCACGCATTGTAATGTGGATCCCTACACGGGATTGGGCAATCTGGAGGCGACATTGGCGGCACTAGAGTCCTATAAGGGGAAAGTCACGCATGAGATTGTGGCGTTTCCTCAACACGGCTTGTTACGAAGCGGCGTAACAGGGTTGGCAAGGGAGGCGCTGCGTATGGGAGCAACCCATATGGGCGGTGTGGATCCGGCCACGGTGGATTTGGATATCGAGAAATCGCTGCACACCATCATGGAGTTAGCCGTCGAAGCGGATGCCGCCGTAGATATCCATATCCATGATCCGGGACACCTGGGCGTGTTCACGTTCAGGAGGCTGGCCGCACTGACGGAAGACGCGGGCTGGCAAGGGCGTGTAACGTTTTCCCATGCGATTGGCCTGGCCGACGTAGCGCCGGAGGTCCAAGCCGATGTGGCTGCGCAATTGGCGGCCCAAGGCATCGACATCACCTCCACGGTGCCGATCAACCGACCGACGATTCCGGTACCGTTGCTGACAACGGCAGGGGTCGGCGTCTCGCTTGGGGACGACAGCATCACCGACCATTGGTCGCCGTTCGGCCAAGGGGACGCTCTCGAGAAGGCGGGGCGCTTGGCCGAGCGGTTCGGTTGGAGCGCGGAGCGGCCCCTCGCCAAGGCGCTGGGCTACATCACGGGAGGCGTCCTGCCGCTGGACCGGGACGGCAACCGGTCGTGGCCAGTCGTCGGTGACGAAGCAAGCGGCGTGTTGGTCCGCGCGAGTTGCTCCTCGGAGGCGGTCGCTCGCCGCGCGAAGCGTGAAGCCGTGTTAAAGGAAGGCCGGATCGTATCCGGAGCATTGCATTAA